CGCTGCGCGAAAAGAAAACGGCGCAGGACGACGGCCGCGCCGAAAACCTCCAGGAACTTGCCAACGCGCCGTACGCCAACGAACCGATAACGGAATTCCTGGAGCGGACCGCGCTGCAAGCGGAAGCCGACCTCGTGGACGAAAAATCCGACGCCGTCTGCATCATGACGCTGCACGTATCGAAGGGGCTGGAATTTCCGGTGGTTTTCATCGCGGGGCTGGAAGACGGCCTGCTGCCGCACGCCAACAGCCTGAAAGACGGCGACCAGATGGACGAAGAGCGCCGCCTCTGCTATGTGGGAATGACCCGCGCCATGCGCAAGCTCTACCTCACCCACGCCATGAGCCGCCGCACCTTCGGCCAGCGCGATATCGCCAAGCCTTCCGTCTTCCTGCGGGACATCCCCGAAGACGTCGTCGAACAAAAATTGAGCTACCACGCCAACCGCGTTCCCGCCGGCGGCCCGGCGGGCGGATTCGGCGGCGGCTATTCCGGCAAGTATGCCGGGGGCGGGAAGCGGTGGTGAAAGACCTCGGCCTCATCCTGAAAGACATCAGGATCGAGCACACGCTTTTCGCCATGCCGTTCGCGGTGATGGGGGCGTTCATCGCGGCCGGGGGAATGCCGGCCCCGCGCCTGCTGGGGCTTATCCTCGCGGCGATGGTCTTCGCCCGCAGCGCCGCGATGGCCTTCAACCGGCTGACCGACGCCCGGTTCGACGGCGGCAACCCCCGCACCAAAGACCGCCCGCTGGCATCCGGGCGGGCGCGCCGCGCGGCGTACATCGTTTTTACCGCCGTCATGTCGGCGCTCTTCGCCGCCGTCTGCCGGTTCATCAATCCGCTCGCCTTTTACCTTTCGCCGGTGGCGCTGGCGGTGGTTTTCTTCTATTCGTTCACCAAGCGGTTCACCCCCTACTCGCATCTGTTTCTCGGCATCGCGCTGGCGCTCGCCCCGGTGGGCGCGTGGATAGCGGTGACGGCGGCGGTGGGCCCGCCGCCGCTGCTGCTCGGCGCGGCGGTTGTCTTTTGGCTGCTGGGCCTCGACATCATCTATAGCTGCCAGGACGTGGAGCACGACCGGGCGCTGGGCCTCTTTTCCATCCCCTCCCGCTTTGGCGTGGCGCGGGGGCTGCGGCTTGCCGCCGGGGCGCACGCGGCGATGATACTGTTCCTCGTGGCCTTGTGGTACGCGGCGGAAACGCTGGGGTGGATATACCTCGCGGGGGTCGCCTGCACCGCCGCGCTGCTCTGGTATGAGCACCGGCTGGTGCGGCCGGACGACTTGCGGAACGTGAACGTGGCGTTCTTCAACGTGAACGGCATGATATCGGTGGGACTGATGGTTTTCACCCTCGTGGATATTTACAAGCGATGACGGACGCGCCGGACCGCGAAGGGCATCGCCAACGGCTGCGGGAAAAATTCCTCCGGCACGGCCTCGACAAATTCACCGACGAGGAGATCGTCGAGCTGCTGCTCACGCTCGCCACCCCGCGCCGCGACTGCAAGCAGTCCGCGCGCGAGGTGCTGGGAAAATTCAAAACGCTCCGCAACGTGCTGGAGGCGGAGCTGGCCGACCTGACGCAGGTGAAGGGCGTCGGCCCGGCCAATGCCTTCGGGATAAAATTCATCCACCAGATCACCCGCAAATTCCTGCGCGAGAGAATGATGGGAAGGCCGTACCTCAACAACAGCGAAGAGGTGCTGGATTATCTTGACCACGCCATGCGCGGCCTGAAACACGAGGTGTTCCGCGTGATTTACCTGAGTTCCGCGCATGAGATCGTGGACGAAGAGGGCATAGCCGCGGGCACCGCCACGGAAGTGCCGGTGACGCCGCGGCAGATAGTGGAACGCGCGGTGAAAAGCGGCGCGGCCGCCATCGTGCTGGCGCACAACCACCCGGGCGGCGAGCCGTTGCCGTCGGACGAAGACCGGGCGCTCACGCGCGAGACCGGCTTCACGGCGGCGGTGATGGGGGTGCGGCTGCTGGAGCATCTGATCATCGCGCCGGGCGGGCATTTCTCGTTCGCCGCCGAGGGGATTTTGGGGGATTACGAGGCGGAATATAACCGCGTCACCGCCCGCCTCTTCCGCTGACCCGCGTTTTTTCCCGTGGTACCCGTGCAGGTCGGCCCTTGCGGGCCGATGTACACATTAAAATGCGTACCCACCGCGGCAATCGGGATTAACCGCGGGACATTTTTTTGAGGCAGGCGAGCAGCAGCTTCATGCTCCCCACGCTGATCACCAGCACCAGAAAACCATCGATGTTGCGCTGCCGTATGCCAAGGCCGACGCGGGCCACCAGCGCGTGGCGCATGAACGCGGGATCGCCGCCGGCGCCGGTCAGGATGTCCTCTTCCGCTTCCACCATCGCGGGGGGAAGCAGCGTCAGCGGCGTTTCCACCGTGTTGCCGAAGGCGCTGAGGCAGGAACTGATTATGATGTTGCCGATTTCCGTGGCGCTGTCGCGGTAGACCTCTTCCTCGTCCAGATCCGCTTCGCCGCTCAAAATAAGCCCCACCAGTTCGCGCAACTTGTCCGGCGGGAGGATGAGGAACGCCATGCCGTGAAAATCCCCCTTGAAC
This region of Nitrospinota bacterium genomic DNA includes:
- a CDS encoding 4-hydroxybenzoate octaprenyltransferase, with the translated sequence MVKDLGLILKDIRIEHTLFAMPFAVMGAFIAAGGMPAPRLLGLILAAMVFARSAAMAFNRLTDARFDGGNPRTKDRPLASGRARRAAYIVFTAVMSALFAAVCRFINPLAFYLSPVALAVVFFYSFTKRFTPYSHLFLGIALALAPVGAWIAVTAAVGPPPLLLGAAVVFWLLGLDIIYSCQDVEHDRALGLFSIPSRFGVARGLRLAAGAHAAMILFLVALWYAAETLGWIYLAGVACTAALLWYEHRLVRPDDLRNVNVAFFNVNGMISVGLMVFTLVDIYKR
- the radC gene encoding DNA repair protein RadC; translation: MTDAPDREGHRQRLREKFLRHGLDKFTDEEIVELLLTLATPRRDCKQSAREVLGKFKTLRNVLEAELADLTQVKGVGPANAFGIKFIHQITRKFLRERMMGRPYLNNSEEVLDYLDHAMRGLKHEVFRVIYLSSAHEIVDEEGIAAGTATEVPVTPRQIVERAVKSGAAAIVLAHNHPGGEPLPSDEDRALTRETGFTAAVMGVRLLEHLIIAPGGHFSFAAEGILGDYEAEYNRVTARLFR